From Domibacillus sp. DTU_2020_1001157_1_SI_ALB_TIR_016, a single genomic window includes:
- the serC gene encoding 3-phosphoserine/phosphohydroxythreonine transaminase, giving the protein MTRVYNFSAGPSMLPLEVLEKAQAELTNYAGSGMAVMELSHRSKWFTEIIETAESVLRKLMNIPDNYKVLFLQGGASQQFAMVPMNLFSGSKKADFVNTGSWSKKAIKEAKKYGEVRVIASSEDKNFSYIPTVTADMIDPEADFVHITTNNTIEGTVFEQIPDTGNVPLVADMSSNILSTEIDVSKFGIIYAGAQKNVGPAGLTLVIIREDLIGKADDSVPTMLDYKTHADSESLYNTPPTFAIYMAKLVFEWLESLGGIKAMESINREKAAILYDYLDQSAMFSSPIAKEARSLMNIPFVSPSEELDALFVKEAKAKGLETLKGHRSVGGMRASIYNAMPVEGVKALVAFMQEFEQTHSAEGK; this is encoded by the coding sequence ATGACACGAGTTTATAATTTCTCGGCAGGTCCTTCCATGTTGCCTCTTGAGGTACTCGAAAAAGCACAAGCCGAACTGACAAATTACGCAGGTTCCGGCATGGCGGTGATGGAGCTGAGCCATCGCTCAAAATGGTTTACAGAAATCATTGAAACAGCGGAATCCGTTCTTCGCAAGCTGATGAACATTCCGGACAACTACAAAGTGTTATTCCTTCAAGGGGGCGCTTCCCAGCAGTTCGCTATGGTGCCGATGAACTTGTTTTCCGGCAGCAAAAAAGCGGATTTTGTGAATACAGGCTCTTGGTCGAAAAAAGCAATTAAAGAAGCGAAAAAATACGGGGAAGTACGTGTTATTGCATCTTCTGAAGATAAAAACTTCAGCTACATCCCAACCGTAACAGCGGATATGATCGACCCAGAAGCGGATTTCGTTCATATCACAACAAACAATACAATAGAAGGAACGGTTTTCGAACAGATTCCGGATACAGGCAATGTGCCGCTTGTGGCAGATATGTCTTCCAATATCTTATCAACGGAAATCGATGTGTCAAAATTTGGCATTATTTACGCAGGGGCGCAGAAAAATGTCGGCCCGGCCGGCTTGACGCTTGTGATTATCCGTGAAGATTTAATTGGAAAAGCGGATGACTCCGTTCCAACCATGCTGGATTATAAAACGCATGCAGACAGCGAGTCGCTTTATAACACACCGCCAACGTTTGCGATTTACATGGCGAAGCTTGTATTTGAATGGTTAGAAAGCTTAGGCGGTATCAAAGCAATGGAAAGCATCAACCGGGAAAAAGCGGCTATTTTGTACGACTATCTTGATCAATCGGCTATGTTCAGCTCACCGATTGCGAAGGAAGCTCGTTCTCTGATGAACATTCCATTCGTATCACCAAGCGAAGAACTAGACGCACTGTTTGTGAAAGAAGCAAAAGCAAAAGGACTTGAAACATTAAAAGGACACCGTTCAGTTGGCGGCATGCGCGCAAGTATTTATAACGCTATGCCGGTTGAAGGCGTCAAAGCACTTGTCGCTTTTATGCAAGAATTCGAACAGACTCATTCAGCGGAAGGGAAGTAA
- a CDS encoding LysM peptidoglycan-binding domain-containing protein, translating to MKKHIMALAATTVIGGGAFGTAASASSYTIQQGDTLWSISQKTGTTVEQLKAANGLSSDLIYAGSTIQTSGSAGGTAQASSNGTYTVKAGDTLYKIATAHGISVSSLKAINGLSSNMIYPGDQLSTNGSAAPAQAAPVQQASTQAAAEPAQASAPQGKTITVTATAYTAQCEGCSGVTATGIDLNSNPNKKVIAVDPNVIPLGSRVYVEGYGEAVAGDTGGAIKGNKIDLHVPNNDAAYSWGVRTVNVTILD from the coding sequence ATGAAAAAGCACATCATGGCACTAGCAGCAACAACAGTAATTGGCGGAGGCGCATTCGGCACCGCAGCATCAGCTAGCTCATATACAATACAACAAGGCGATACACTATGGAGCATTTCTCAAAAAACAGGTACAACTGTTGAACAATTAAAAGCAGCAAATGGTCTTTCTTCTGATCTAATTTACGCTGGATCGACTATTCAAACATCTGGTTCAGCAGGTGGAACAGCTCAAGCTTCTTCAAACGGTACATACACTGTTAAAGCAGGCGACACATTATATAAAATTGCTACAGCACACGGTATTTCAGTAAGTTCGTTGAAAGCAATCAACGGTCTTTCATCAAATATGATCTACCCGGGTGATCAGTTGTCAACAAACGGTTCTGCTGCACCTGCTCAAGCAGCGCCTGTACAGCAGGCTTCAACGCAAGCAGCTGCTGAGCCGGCTCAAGCATCAGCGCCACAAGGCAAAACAATCACTGTAACGGCAACAGCATACACAGCACAATGTGAAGGATGCTCTGGTGTAACAGCAACAGGTATCGACCTTAACAGCAACCCAAACAAAAAAGTCATCGCCGTTGACCCGAACGTGATTCCGCTTGGCTCACGCGTATACGTTGAAGGCTACGGTGAAGCCGTTGCCGGTGATACTGGCGGCGCAATTAAAGGAAACAAAATCGATCTTCACGTACCAAACAACGATGCAGCATACAGCTGGGGCGTACGTACAGTTAACGTAACAATTCTTGATTAA
- a CDS encoding M14 family metallocarboxypeptidase: MKKWLSFSLIVLLLSALLPSTAAQAASYLLTKVDTVIYTPPSSAEQEAVLTPIPARTNVKVIEEQETRIRVSWQGINGFIAKEDLIIEENGQAEASSSYIRLEGDAELFQKKNGAYVKTGRLLAGEIFKKTGTENGYVSFVLGNTTAYVSETAVTYLPEASLAGGVQPGYVFQNRAITRKTVDLLYSKNGRLTSLGRLQAGTLLQTRAAYRDYYIVDIGGRTAYILKADMTLYTGNYVNPFKTMTYEQMVQDLKELVLWHSDIASLEVIGKSVDGRSLYALRLGTGKEEVLLNGSHHAREHITTNVVMEMADQYAHLFQTNGSMNGYPARSILKKTSIYIVPMVNPDGVSLVQLGAGSAKNKDAILKLNGGSTNFSAWKANIRGVDLNRQYPADWRNICCNPGKPSSQNYKGTSPLSEPESKAMYNFTLKHSFKVSAAYHSSGQIIYWHYYQSGARKSRDLAVAKRVSQKTGYSLVAPESNPSGGGYTDWFIQNEQKPGLTIEVSPYVGSRPVPIVYFSSIWQQNNSVGLMLANETIQ, from the coding sequence ATGAAAAAATGGCTGTCTTTTTCTCTCATCGTTCTTCTTCTAAGCGCCCTGTTGCCATCCACTGCTGCACAGGCTGCTTCGTATTTACTGACAAAAGTAGATACAGTGATTTACACCCCGCCTTCCTCTGCTGAACAGGAGGCCGTGCTGACACCGATTCCTGCCCGCACAAATGTAAAAGTAATAGAGGAGCAGGAAACGAGAATTCGTGTTTCCTGGCAGGGGATCAACGGCTTTATTGCGAAAGAAGATTTAATAATAGAAGAGAATGGACAAGCAGAAGCATCCAGCTCTTACATTCGCCTTGAAGGCGATGCAGAATTGTTTCAAAAGAAAAACGGGGCTTATGTGAAAACAGGGCGCCTTTTAGCAGGAGAAATATTTAAAAAAACAGGCACGGAAAATGGGTACGTTTCATTCGTATTGGGTAATACAACCGCTTATGTTTCCGAAACAGCTGTTACATATTTGCCGGAAGCGTCTCTCGCTGGCGGCGTACAGCCCGGCTATGTGTTTCAAAACCGTGCGATTACCCGGAAAACAGTCGACCTGCTTTATTCAAAAAACGGCCGGTTAACATCACTTGGCCGCCTGCAGGCAGGCACCCTGCTTCAAACACGCGCCGCTTACCGTGATTATTACATTGTCGACATTGGCGGCCGGACAGCTTATATTCTTAAAGCAGATATGACCTTGTATACCGGCAACTATGTAAACCCGTTTAAAACGATGACGTACGAGCAAATGGTGCAGGACTTAAAAGAGCTTGTGCTTTGGCATTCGGACATCGCTTCCTTAGAGGTGATCGGCAAATCGGTGGACGGCCGTAGTTTATACGCTCTTCGGCTGGGCACCGGCAAAGAAGAAGTGCTCCTTAACGGCTCGCATCATGCGCGCGAGCATATTACGACGAACGTAGTAATGGAAATGGCTGATCAATACGCCCATCTGTTTCAAACGAATGGCTCTATGAACGGCTATCCAGCCCGGTCCATTTTAAAGAAAACTTCTATTTATATTGTACCGATGGTGAACCCGGACGGCGTTTCTCTCGTACAGCTCGGGGCGGGCAGTGCGAAAAACAAAGACGCCATTTTGAAGTTAAACGGCGGCAGTACGAATTTTTCCGCTTGGAAAGCAAATATACGCGGTGTTGATTTGAACCGTCAATACCCGGCAGACTGGCGTAACATTTGCTGTAATCCTGGCAAGCCTTCTTCCCAAAACTATAAAGGGACAAGTCCGCTCAGTGAACCCGAATCAAAAGCGATGTATAACTTCACGCTCAAGCATTCTTTTAAAGTGAGCGCAGCTTATCACAGTTCTGGCCAAATTATTTACTGGCATTATTACCAGTCAGGTGCCCGCAAATCACGTGACCTGGCTGTAGCAAAGCGGGTAAGCCAAAAAACGGGCTACAGCTTAGTCGCACCAGAGTCTAACCCAAGCGGCGGTGGCTACACGGACTGGTTTATTCAAAACGAGCAGAAGCCGGGTTTGACAATTGAAGTGTCGCCATACGTTGGCAGCCGCCCTGTTCCGATTGTTTATTTCTCAAGCATCTGGCAGCAAAACAACTCGGTTGGCCTGATGCTGGCAAATGAAACAATCCAGTAA
- a CDS encoding phosphoglycerate dehydrogenase, with amino-acid sequence MNNIADIGMNVFHNADSFQVNDDTNTPDGIILRSANLHDTEFSGSLKAIARAGAGVNNIPVQECTERGIVVFNTPGANANAVKELILTTIMAVSRNLFDGVSWTKELQGQGDAIPKLVEAGKKQFVGREVKGKTLGVIGLGHIGALVANNALDLDMDVIGFDPFISVDTAWNLSRNVQRALTIEQLFAASDYITVHVPLTDNTRGMFNKEAFSVMKNGTTILNFSRGELVNEEDMRAALESGKVGKYVTDFPNENVIGMKNVVPIPHLGASTTESEENCAVMAARQMKEYLETGNIKNSVNFGNVEIPFTGKRRVTVAHKNVPNMVGQITGALSDYDLNIADMVNRSKGDYAYTLIDIDNQVNGDVIPGLTEKLLSISGVITARII; translated from the coding sequence ATGAATAATATTGCCGATATCGGCATGAACGTATTCCACAATGCAGATAGTTTTCAAGTAAACGACGACACAAACACACCAGATGGTATTATTTTGCGCAGTGCCAACCTGCATGATACAGAGTTCAGCGGCAGTCTTAAAGCGATTGCCCGTGCTGGTGCCGGTGTAAATAACATTCCTGTACAAGAATGCACAGAACGCGGCATTGTGGTTTTCAACACGCCGGGTGCCAATGCCAATGCCGTGAAAGAATTGATCCTGACAACGATTATGGCTGTTTCCCGCAACTTGTTTGACGGCGTCAGCTGGACAAAAGAGCTGCAAGGCCAGGGAGACGCGATTCCAAAGCTTGTTGAAGCAGGCAAAAAGCAATTTGTCGGCCGTGAAGTAAAAGGCAAAACGCTTGGCGTTATCGGTCTTGGCCACATTGGGGCCTTGGTTGCGAATAATGCGCTTGACCTGGATATGGATGTAATCGGCTTTGACCCGTTTATTTCGGTTGACACCGCTTGGAACCTGTCTCGTAACGTGCAGCGCGCTTTGACAATTGAACAATTGTTTGCGGCGAGTGACTACATTACAGTCCACGTTCCATTAACCGATAACACACGCGGCATGTTCAACAAAGAAGCGTTTTCTGTTATGAAAAACGGTACCACTATCTTGAACTTCTCACGTGGCGAGCTTGTAAACGAAGAAGATATGCGGGCAGCACTTGAAAGCGGCAAAGTCGGTAAATACGTAACAGACTTCCCGAACGAAAACGTTATTGGCATGAAAAATGTTGTTCCGATTCCTCACCTTGGCGCATCTACAACAGAATCAGAAGAAAACTGCGCCGTTATGGCAGCACGCCAAATGAAAGAGTATTTGGAAACAGGAAACATTAAAAACTCCGTGAATTTCGGTAACGTAGAAATTCCGTTTACCGGCAAACGCCGTGTGACTGTAGCACATAAAAACGTGCCAAACATGGTCGGCCAGATCACGGGTGCTCTGTCTGACTATGACTTGAATATTGCGGACATGGTAAACCGCAGTAAAGGTGACTACGCGTACACATTGATTGATATTGACAATCAAGTAAACGGGGATGTTATTCCTGGTTTAACAGAAAAGCTGCTTAGTATTTCTGGCGTAATTACAGCCCGTATTATTTAA
- a CDS encoding 3D domain-containing protein, which produces MKKMAMSFLAAMMIFSASAAQAAAATHTVQKGDTLYGISKRYSTSVDQVKKWNNLSSNVIKVGQKLSIGSTAAASSSSAPAPASKTSNVKKEITVKSTAYTASCSGCSGITATGINLKKNPNAKVIAVDPKVIPLGTKVYVEGYGQAVAGDTGGAIKGNKIDVHVATNQKAKNWGVRTVKVQILK; this is translated from the coding sequence GTGAAAAAAATGGCCATGTCTTTTCTTGCTGCAATGATGATTTTCTCAGCTTCTGCGGCACAAGCAGCCGCCGCAACTCACACAGTTCAAAAAGGGGACACGCTTTACGGTATTTCAAAACGTTACAGTACGTCAGTGGATCAAGTGAAGAAGTGGAACAACCTTTCCTCTAATGTTATTAAAGTGGGACAAAAGCTTTCAATCGGCAGCACGGCAGCCGCAAGTTCTTCATCGGCACCGGCGCCAGCATCAAAAACAAGCAATGTTAAAAAAGAGATTACTGTTAAGTCAACTGCTTATACAGCTTCTTGCAGTGGATGCTCCGGCATCACCGCAACAGGCATTAACTTAAAGAAAAACCCGAATGCAAAAGTGATTGCCGTGGATCCAAAAGTGATTCCACTTGGCACGAAAGTATATGTTGAAGGATACGGACAAGCTGTTGCCGGCGATACAGGCGGCGCGATCAAAGGAAATAAAATCGATGTTCATGTGGCTACAAACCAGAAAGCAAAAAACTGGGGCGTACGTACAGTAAAAGTTCAGATTTTAAAATAA
- a CDS encoding S8 family peptidase, with protein sequence MKKWQQMMAAAVSVSLLMPGAALAEVPSADKEAQYKAAQSDKQVTDSRTLVIKYSKALPQSVHKKAGVSLVKRLSGLKYDVVRVPASKKLSDVISVYKNRSEVTAITPSIQYKAFAAKPDPKAANMDHLAMLNIGKTLSYAGKNKVTIAVVDGGVDYKHPDLKANLLKPYNVANPARNPVRDLHGTHVAGIIASTKDNGLGGYGVFPNADILPVDVFNGSMGANDFTIAEGITYSVDQGADVINLSLGGFMPSPVVEEAIQYAIDSGVVVVAAAGNAATDQYSYPAAYPGVISVGNINGAKTLSDSSNYGSSVDVVAPGENIYSTSYDAEAGSKFERLTGTSMASPMVAAAAGLLKSKYPNLTAFDIEYILEQTATDLGEKGYDLTYGNGLINPLNALKFDTKKLPKRPDVSGETILKTAREIKSGGQSFTGAFKSPETIHWFKANVTEGQHVQTVLNGSKGYDYAMELYFVPEDGDPQYLRDVDQTTASGQEGYLYTASEAGTLVIGVKDTNGNYSATGKSAFTLQAEKREPIEPDQATYEKPIAITSLPYTKNNFTLYSGEEGVPDSDFFTFSVEEEKLVSLSVSALPGVNSAINVYVEEEGEEYSIVDGNSQPINKGETISFQAVPGMNYRIEVTNGAFSEDILLDSLSNLLSLDMSMLEEQTAGESAQPYTFKVEEQTIPADEDGLPEESTLEEELMDGSVTPAEYGEMKEDELIDGGEEGVASGKILEKAIPYTLGSSKKGFFQTGYDEDYYRFTPTADGIYSFSASQENERNASTTLLEVDSETDELIPVSGSDGEMDLIAALLGGSMGSGNVNVALTKNKTYVMMVLSNGENASADPYTLTSKRIADAPPEKDTDYNLPEEGQNLKAGKAVQNYFVQSGDVDYYYFMNEGKPRVYTLDITASALTAAQKASIPLQLRPGHIFSGALYEDVNGDKVLDEDELGRVTPFGPDLFSMMITETDVHTSFAAKEDTGYFIEAAPFLSTGPNLQPYAVKVGATYNEFADGDAKVVNHVPTKPLPLKTTGGKYGARGYFNSGVSFGDVDHFVLNLTKQGTVSLAFSAGQNLDGVVAVYNAKGALVASFDQYGKNDEELASLNLPKGKYFIELSEASGTASTAPYQLIVKK encoded by the coding sequence TTGAAAAAATGGCAACAAATGATGGCTGCAGCTGTGAGCGTCTCACTTCTTATGCCGGGAGCCGCTTTGGCAGAGGTGCCGTCAGCTGACAAAGAAGCGCAGTATAAAGCAGCTCAATCGGACAAGCAGGTAACAGATTCTCGGACACTAGTCATTAAATATTCAAAAGCGCTGCCGCAAAGTGTACATAAAAAAGCAGGTGTGTCTCTTGTAAAGCGTCTGTCCGGCTTGAAATATGACGTGGTGCGGGTGCCGGCGTCTAAAAAGCTGAGCGACGTAATCAGTGTTTATAAAAATCGTTCAGAAGTAACAGCGATTACGCCGAGCATTCAATACAAAGCATTTGCCGCTAAACCAGATCCAAAAGCAGCGAATATGGATCACTTAGCCATGCTCAATATAGGAAAAACTCTTTCGTATGCGGGAAAAAACAAAGTCACCATTGCGGTAGTAGACGGCGGGGTGGACTATAAGCATCCTGATTTAAAAGCAAATTTATTAAAGCCTTATAATGTGGCTAATCCGGCGCGAAATCCGGTTCGCGACCTGCATGGAACACACGTGGCAGGCATTATCGCCTCTACAAAGGATAACGGTCTTGGCGGATATGGCGTGTTTCCGAATGCAGACATTTTGCCGGTCGATGTGTTTAACGGCTCTATGGGAGCCAATGACTTTACCATTGCAGAAGGCATTACCTACTCTGTCGACCAGGGAGCAGATGTAATCAACCTTAGCCTTGGCGGCTTTATGCCTTCTCCTGTTGTAGAAGAAGCGATCCAATATGCAATTGATTCCGGGGTTGTTGTCGTTGCAGCGGCAGGCAATGCAGCAACGGATCAGTATTCTTATCCGGCTGCTTATCCGGGGGTTATCAGTGTAGGGAATATCAATGGAGCAAAAACGTTATCTGACAGCTCTAACTACGGTTCCTCTGTTGATGTGGTAGCACCGGGTGAAAACATTTATAGCACATCCTACGATGCAGAGGCAGGATCTAAATTTGAACGGCTGACTGGTACTTCAATGGCATCGCCTATGGTAGCAGCTGCAGCGGGACTGTTAAAGTCTAAATATCCAAATTTAACAGCTTTCGACATTGAATATATTTTGGAGCAGACGGCTACCGATCTTGGTGAAAAAGGCTACGATTTAACGTATGGAAACGGATTGATTAATCCGCTTAATGCGCTGAAATTTGATACGAAAAAGCTTCCGAAGCGCCCGGACGTATCCGGTGAAACGATCTTGAAAACAGCCAGAGAAATCAAGTCAGGAGGGCAGTCTTTTACCGGCGCTTTCAAGTCACCAGAGACGATTCACTGGTTTAAAGCAAACGTGACAGAAGGCCAGCACGTACAGACAGTGCTGAACGGTAGTAAGGGATACGATTATGCAATGGAGCTTTATTTTGTACCGGAGGATGGAGATCCTCAGTATCTTCGCGATGTCGACCAAACAACAGCAAGCGGGCAGGAAGGTTATTTATACACGGCCAGCGAAGCGGGCACACTTGTCATTGGCGTGAAGGACACAAACGGCAATTACAGTGCAACCGGCAAATCTGCTTTTACGCTTCAAGCTGAAAAGCGGGAGCCGATTGAGCCGGATCAGGCAACATATGAAAAACCAATTGCGATTACATCTCTTCCATATACAAAAAACAATTTTACACTTTATAGCGGTGAAGAAGGCGTGCCGGATTCGGACTTTTTTACTTTCTCAGTAGAAGAAGAAAAGTTAGTTTCACTTTCCGTCTCCGCTCTCCCTGGGGTGAATTCAGCCATCAATGTTTATGTTGAGGAAGAAGGAGAAGAATACAGCATTGTAGACGGAAACAGCCAGCCGATCAATAAGGGCGAAACCATTTCGTTCCAGGCTGTTCCAGGAATGAACTACCGGATTGAAGTGACAAATGGTGCATTTAGCGAAGATATTTTACTGGATTCCCTTTCAAACCTTTTATCTTTGGATATGTCCATGCTTGAGGAACAAACAGCTGGTGAATCCGCTCAACCGTATACGTTTAAAGTAGAGGAACAAACCATTCCGGCGGATGAAGATGGACTTCCGGAAGAAAGCACGCTTGAAGAAGAGTTAATGGATGGAAGTGTCACACCGGCTGAATACGGTGAAATGAAAGAAGATGAGTTGATTGACGGCGGCGAGGAAGGAGTGGCAAGCGGGAAAATTCTCGAAAAAGCCATTCCGTATACGCTTGGCAGCAGCAAGAAAGGCTTTTTCCAGACGGGATATGACGAAGACTATTATCGTTTTACACCAACAGCAGATGGTATTTACTCATTTAGTGCCAGCCAGGAAAATGAACGAAATGCTTCTACAACACTGTTAGAAGTAGATTCGGAGACGGATGAGCTGATCCCTGTTTCAGGCAGCGACGGGGAAATGGATTTGATTGCGGCCCTTCTTGGCGGCTCAATGGGGTCAGGAAATGTCAATGTCGCCCTTACAAAAAACAAAACGTACGTCATGATGGTCTTGAGCAATGGGGAAAACGCGTCAGCCGATCCATATACACTCACATCAAAGCGGATTGCGGATGCACCGCCAGAAAAAGATACCGATTATAATCTACCTGAAGAAGGGCAGAACTTAAAAGCCGGCAAAGCGGTTCAAAACTACTTTGTTCAATCGGGAGATGTTGATTACTATTATTTTATGAATGAAGGAAAACCACGTGTTTATACGCTTGATATTACAGCGAGCGCTCTAACTGCTGCACAAAAAGCAAGCATTCCACTTCAGCTGCGCCCCGGACATATTTTTAGCGGTGCGTTGTATGAAGATGTAAATGGAGACAAAGTGCTTGATGAAGACGAATTGGGCCGGGTTACACCGTTTGGGCCGGATCTATTTTCAATGATGATTACAGAAACGGATGTACACACATCCTTTGCAGCAAAGGAAGATACCGGCTACTTTATTGAAGCAGCTCCGTTTCTATCCACTGGTCCGAACCTTCAGCCGTATGCAGTAAAGGTAGGAGCAACGTACAATGAGTTTGCGGACGGCGACGCGAAAGTGGTCAACCATGTTCCAACAAAGCCGCTGCCGCTTAAAACGACAGGCGGGAAATACGGAGCACGCGGCTATTTTAATAGCGGTGTATCGTTTGGAGATGTGGATCACTTCGTTTTAAATCTTACGAAGCAGGGCACGGTTTCCCTTGCGTTCTCAGCTGGTCAAAACCTGGATGGCGTGGTGGCCGTATACAATGCTAAAGGAGCGCTTGTTGCGTCCTTTGACCAGTACGGTAAAAATGATGAAGAACTGGCATCACTGAATTTGCCAAAAGGAAAATATTTTATTGAACTGAGTGAAGCGAGCGGCACTGCTTCAACGGCACCGTACCAATTAATTGTGAAAAAATAA
- a CDS encoding efflux RND transporter periplasmic adaptor subunit codes for MKKIKKQVWLAASAAVIAGNLYLIFKEDSKAVRSEWLTDWDRSETGDVVESFSAEGVVVPSDEYPIYFDQSKGSLEEVFVKEGEAIQPGTPLFQYSPDVIEDEIARLTAEKDQTQQQISLIDNQLSQLRLLLSEAENEENETASTDDSSDTDGDTTIVQSGDASTGVEESILQQETEKQKLQEEVKKYDTLIAAQEAKKDNLTVKSTNEGYVKKIDTSLNNPVMIINSSVPAVKGVFDEKQMAKSAPDQRVEVTVDTTLEQFGGSISSVSTYPEEEPSVKRKSLYPYSAQLSGAASSDLYPGLKANVKVITQEQPDVVTIPNTAILRKNQKSYAIVLNQEGLLERRRIETGLHVDGVYQVTKGVEDGEAIVIDPYRLVMKHGPFITPIDTDHIKKKPWNELSRTEKIKYALMGFLS; via the coding sequence GTGAAAAAAATAAAAAAGCAAGTATGGCTTGCAGCCAGCGCAGCTGTGATCGCCGGCAACTTATATTTAATTTTCAAGGAAGACAGCAAAGCCGTCCGAAGCGAATGGCTGACCGACTGGGACCGCTCTGAGACGGGAGATGTGGTAGAGTCATTTTCAGCAGAAGGTGTTGTCGTTCCTTCTGACGAGTACCCGATTTATTTTGATCAAAGTAAAGGGTCGCTTGAAGAGGTTTTTGTTAAAGAAGGCGAAGCCATTCAGCCCGGCACTCCATTATTTCAATATTCACCGGACGTTATAGAGGATGAAATCGCCCGCTTAACAGCCGAAAAAGACCAGACTCAGCAGCAAATCTCGTTGATTGACAATCAATTAAGCCAGCTGCGCCTGCTCCTGTCCGAAGCGGAGAACGAGGAAAACGAAACGGCCAGCACAGACGATTCCTCGGATACGGATGGCGATACAACGATTGTCCAAAGCGGTGATGCGAGCACGGGAGTAGAAGAAAGTATTTTGCAGCAGGAAACCGAAAAGCAAAAGCTGCAGGAAGAAGTGAAAAAATACGATACGCTTATTGCTGCCCAGGAAGCGAAAAAAGATAATTTAACCGTAAAAAGCACGAACGAAGGCTATGTGAAAAAAATTGATACAAGCTTAAACAACCCGGTGATGATCATTAATTCATCGGTACCGGCTGTAAAAGGCGTGTTTGACGAAAAACAGATGGCAAAGTCCGCACCAGACCAGCGGGTTGAAGTCACTGTTGATACGACGCTTGAGCAATTCGGTGGATCTATCAGCTCTGTCAGCACGTATCCCGAAGAAGAGCCGTCTGTGAAACGAAAAAGTTTATATCCATACTCTGCTCAGCTGAGCGGCGCTGCATCAAGTGACTTGTATCCCGGCTTAAAAGCGAATGTGAAAGTCATAACGCAGGAACAGCCGGACGTGGTTACGATTCCGAACACGGCTATTTTAAGAAAAAATCAAAAATCATATGCCATCGTTCTGAATCAGGAAGGACTTCTTGAACGCCGGCGTATTGAAACCGGCCTTCATGTGGATGGTGTATATCAAGTAACCAAAGGCGTAGAAGACGGTGAAGCGATCGTGATTGATCCGTACCGCCTCGTGATGAAACACGGTCCTTTTATTACGCCGATTGACACCGATCATATAAAAAAGAAACCGTGGAATGAGCTGTCTCGTACTGAAAAAATAAAATACGCGCTTATGGGCTTTTTATCTTAA
- a CDS encoding protein kinase family protein, producing MKRYKHLAESVRFNRHGGHWRPVIASHGELIFAGEGRSAVVFRIEGTDRALKVFYPDKVHIAKEEADIYRLLSGVPHFPHLHEAGGTYIVIDWVEGKTFFQCLEEGVEISARHIREADQALQTARKRGLNPSDVHLRNIMITAEGSTMIIDVARFRQTKDCMNWEDIKTAHSAFYMKPFFPKRWPKPLLNMIGILYKKRLLPVSRTAHAKNPQ from the coding sequence ATGAAACGGTATAAGCATTTGGCAGAAAGTGTCCGGTTTAATCGGCATGGCGGTCATTGGCGGCCGGTCATCGCCAGTCACGGAGAATTAATATTTGCAGGAGAAGGCAGAAGTGCGGTTGTATTTCGTATTGAAGGAACAGATCGGGCACTTAAGGTGTTTTATCCGGATAAAGTGCACATTGCAAAAGAAGAAGCGGATATTTACCGCCTTCTGTCAGGTGTTCCCCATTTCCCTCATTTGCACGAAGCCGGCGGCACCTATATTGTGATCGACTGGGTAGAGGGTAAAACCTTTTTTCAGTGCCTCGAAGAAGGGGTGGAAATTTCTGCCCGCCACATCCGTGAAGCGGACCAGGCGCTTCAAACTGCACGAAAGCGCGGATTAAATCCGTCAGATGTTCATTTAAGAAATATTATGATTACAGCAGAAGGCAGTACGATGATTATTGACGTAGCTCGTTTCCGCCAGACGAAGGATTGTATGAACTGGGAAGATATTAAAACGGCTCATTCAGCTTTTTATATGAAGCCCTTTTTCCCGAAGCGGTGGCCGAAACCGCTGCTTAATATGATTGGTATTTTGTATAAAAAGCGGCTGCTGCCGGTTTCCCGGACAGCTCACGCAAAAAATCCGCAGTGA